Genomic DNA from Budorcas taxicolor isolate Tak-1 chromosome 5, Takin1.1, whole genome shotgun sequence:
CATTAAATGAACAAATGTGGCTGGTACAGTATTGACAAGCAGGCCTGCATTCTGGGATTAAGTGGTTTTCCAGAAGTGGGTACGAGCAAAAACAGGTGCAAGGTCTTCTTAGGAGAACCACATCACTCAGCCGCCAAGGGGTGTTTTGTCTTCAACTCAGTAAAGGCTGGAAGGAGTGCCAGTCCTGGTCAACCATCCATGTTCTTCATCACAGCAAATTGGAATCTCTAGTTTTTCAAATTAGTTGTAGAAGAGTAAATGCCTCCAGACTGACTTATAAACTGATCAGGGTGACTACTAAGCGTCCTCCGTTTGTAAACTAGCAGAATCTTCAGAGTGACTGCTGGAGCACAGAACCCTTCATGTGCTCCCAGTTGTTGTACAGAGCGTAGAGGCTCGTAAGCGTTAGTCCTGCTAGGCCGCCTCGTGCTGCCCCTCGAAGGCCGCCtgggagaggaaaagggagagTGTCATTACACACTTGGGCTGCACACTGTCCCATCAGAGGGCGACCTAAGAGGTTTGCGAAGCTGAGACACACTCTTCAGATTTATGAAGATTCCATCCCAAACAGGAGAGTAAGCTCTGAAAATAATAAACCAAGACTGAAATTCAGTAGACACAGATTCCCCCTAAGTCACCTGCTTAATATGTAAACGATGCATCCATAGTAACAGCCTGTTTTCACTTTTAATCTCACAGTTATCAGCATGGTGTTTTGACTTTCCTCAATCTGACTTGATCCTAGGACATTTTTGGACAAGACCTTATGCTTCTTACTGAAATCCCAGGCAGATCAGTAATTCCCTGCTAGTCCTAACTTTCAGAACTTCACTGGCACTGCCAATTGATTTAAGGTGGTATGTAAACAAGGCGATACCCTCTTTGGAGACGGTATTAACAGGCTTTGGACTCTGCACAGGTCCTCTAAATATTAATTTTGAAGACTCAAGACAGTGGTGGGAGATAAGATGGCTGTAATCAAGGTCTGAGTTGGGTGCTGATGAAGCACCGACTCTCCCATTACCTATCCCTATTCTGATGTTTCAGAAAATCTCCAACTAATGAGCAGAGACGTAACTTAGCatcatttagtcactcagtcgtgtctgactctgttgcaACCAcaaggactacagcccaccaggctcctctgtccctggaattctccaggcaagaacactggcgtgggttgaatactggagtgggttgccgtttccttctccaggggatcttcctgacccacagatcaaacctgggtctcctgcttggcaggcacattctttaccactgagccacctgggaagctccaagcATCGTCATACTAGTGGAAAAACATTCCAGGATTAGGATTAGACTTTGAGCTATTTTTGCttaacaaaagaatttttttcacgTGGAAAAAGATTATGGAATAGCTATTTCATTTGAAATGCAGAAACAGTGTTTCAACCAGTTACCTGAAAATAGTCACCAAGTCTAGTAAAAGGAATGGGGGTACCCAAAGCAGCTTTTAAGAAATGCTTGATGTTCTCTTAACAGTTTCACAAATAAGTAGGGATAACAGACTTCAGGTAGTCTGTATGGTATCTATGGAGTATTTGTTGCAAGTCATGTGTTAGGAAAGCAAAGGTCCAGTGTTTATGGTATACCCTATTAGAAACCCTTTAGCTACATTCCAGTAAATTCCATGAAATTCAGTGACACTGGTGAGTTAGAACACTTCAGACCAACCATTTCTGCAATGCACGTCCTGCCAGATGGCTTCAGGTGATAGATTAAAGGGTTACTCCCTCTAGGAGCCTCTCTAGCCTGAAGACTTTAGATAGCTGACTGGCTTAGGCTTCAACTCTGAAGTACCCCAATTATCTCTCTTAAACAAACCCAAATAGAAACTGCAGGCATCATCTATAAACAGCCATCAAATATGTAGGAAGGGGGATGATACACAAAAAAATTTAATCACAGTAAATGGGAGATATTTCCTTCAAGTCTATCTCATCTATCTTGCCACACTTAAGATTAGGCATGACAGCTGCATTTGCAACTATTCAATGTGGCTGGAAAATGGGCTGACAGTGAACTTCAGACcaaatttctagaaatggaaaaaataagcaatgaagcccaggaaaaataaatgccatCTGAGACAGCATCGCTATGGTTCAGATATTAGAGTGAAGTTTTCTGAGTGTAATGAATGTTCTTTAAGCAGGTTACAAAACCAGAAGACTCCAGTGTAAACCGGAAGCTATAAAGATTTAAGAACTTTGGGACGTCAGTGGCATATTAAGTGTCTCTTAACAGTTTATCCCCTAGAATGCCTTCTACTTCCATACCAAAATGAAACAACCTTAGTACAAAACATAACCCTTTTGTACTAGCCTTCTCTGAAGGCTAAGAAAAAATTGTTTctagcacgactgagcaactgtttCTAGCAAGAAGATACCAAACATGTACTGTATGATTTACTAATAATCACAGTAATCCTGACTCAGTgaaatgtgctcagtcatgtccaactctttgcaaccccatggactatacagtagcccatgcagttctccagaccagaatactggagtgagtggcctttcccttctccaggggatcttcccaacccagggactgagcctagGTCGTGCTGCAGGTGGGTtatctaccagctgagccaccagggaagcctggctcaaGGGTAGCCTTTCATTATGTTTTAGTTTTAACTCTTTCCAATAATGTCAGGGTTTTCCATCTGGTTGATCTGTTAAAGAATTTAACAGCCTTGGCTTTAGGCTTTCTGTAACAAAACAACCTTTGCCCAACTAAGTACAGGAAGTTGATTAGCAAATACACTTGCTCTGAACACAGTGAACCAAATGAGGCCAATGGTTAACCTctataaagcaaaacaaacatgaggcttctgttttattgtctgtcttttggATCCTTATACAATTCTTCCAAAAAGGGCAAATGTCATCTCTTCTAAACCTGGGAAAATGAGGCCCAGAATATTTAAGTGCCTAGTTTATTTGGTATAGAGCTGATTACTGGCAGAGCTAACACACTGAACTGATAATTACTTCAGTACAGGGGTCagcacatttttttttgaaacagaTGGAAAATAAACCCACTTTTTACCCGCATGTTTCTAAAGAATATGTATCTTGCTATTTCTTGATGTTTCGATCCTACATATTGTAGATACATATAACCATGTAAAATTTTCACTATTTTACAATGTAAAATACATTCTTAGTCTGCAAACTGTGAAGAGACAGGCATCTGGCCAGAAGGAGCCTGTTGCCCTGTTTTAGGGGAACGGTCTTACCTACACACTGAGACAGCTTACAAATTCAACAAATTTCTGCACTATTTaacttaaattgtttttaaaaaattctttttaaaattgtgataaaatacacgtAACAAAAAATTTACCATTGGTAAGTGTACACTTCAGTAGCATTACGTACACTGACACTGGGCTACCAGCATCCATCTTCTTTCCTTCGTGGTTTAGGCTGACTCTAGACTAGAGGAGTACCTAAACTGTCTTCCAAATCCTTGAACATGGGAGTTTTTAATAAATTCCTGCCACACAAAATTCTGTGCTTTGTTTTAAGTGGCGTCTAAACCAGAAATCAGTAAAAGACACTGCTTTGCCTCCGTCCGCAATTTTGATGTGCTGAATTAAACTAGTCAGCTGGGAACTAGGAACCAGTGTTGGAATTCTGGGTCAGCAGGTCATTCACCTCTTCTGTGTTCCACAATTGTGGTGGAAACTGAAATCTGAAAAACGGAAACCCACTTGTCACCTGACAAAGCAGTAACGAATGTTCTTTTTCGCTTTTCCTCTTCTGAGCCATGAGCATTCTTTTCCATAATTTCTGTCGGAGGCgccccaggctgggaagatgcTATTCCTGCAAGGAAGTCCTGGACACAGAGCACTAGGCTCTCATTTTTCTCCTGTGATAACCCCAAGTCTTCAGCCTTCCCCTTTGTATCTTTAACATATGTGTGATGTGTCTTAAACGAGGTGGTAATTCAGTCCATTCTTATACTTAAGGCTGCCCCCAACACAGGAAATGCTGTAATGGCTGACGCTGAGTAAGAAAGCAGGGACTGGTGAGGATTGAGCTGAAGCTCCCGTGTCCATCCCCTGGGGTAGCAGCGCCCCCAGTGCAGCTCCTGCCATCTGCTACCGTATACAACGTGAGCCGTGTGTCTTCCATTTTTGCAAAAGAAGCTAAAATCTCCAGATTTTTGTGTGGAATCTCCTGTTCCTTAAATTTTACTTTGATCTTTCCATAAACACAGTTTGGGCCGATTAAACACTTGCTGGCTGAGTGCCACCCCTGTGGAGCCAATTAAGGTTTTAAACTCCTTTGTCTGACCCCAAAGATTTTCAGTGTGAAagcatttttaggtttttaacaAGGTTTTTCTATGCCAACATTTTCGTGTATACAAAAGATATGTCCTGTCTTATTGTGCCTAGGAGATATTTCCTGTCTTATTATGCCTAGCTCTGCTGATGTGTATCAGAACAGGCACGTGTTGCAAGAAGTCTTGTGAGCTCTTAGGGGTACGATTCCAAATGTTACCATTTTCAGTATTAAAAAAGCCTCTTGCTCTCAGACATACCATgaaattttagattttatatcctgtaagaGAGACTTCTCTCTCATTTCTAGTAAAAGTGAGGCAAAAAATGCTACTTGATGTTTGTGATGGAGGAACTACCTAAGAACAAAAATTACTTAATCAAGTGTCTGAAgcataataaaacaaacaaaagtactGTTCAGAGGCTTGAGTACAAAACATAAATAGGCAATTATGGCATAAATTTAGgcaatttaaaacagaaatgtgGGAAAAATCTGGGGCTGTCACTAGTTTTATGATCTTTTGAAAAAGAACGTCTTTAATGTGCTCATCCATAAAACTGGGGTATTGTGATTATCACTTCACAGAGTTTGACAAGTTATATATTAAGTGATTATTACTGAGAATATAACCATAACTCAGcaaatgttcatttcttttccatcttagAGGACAATTTGATATTTGATCTTCATCCAAGTAATTCTGATTCAACACTTAGGATTTACTCCACCACTGTTCATAACAACATCACGCACGGCAGCCAAAGGCAgaagcaaccaaagtgtccactgacagatgaatgaacaaaatgtggtatatatgtatgATGGCgtactattcagccttaaaaaggaaggaaattctgatacatgccaTACTGTGAGGTTATACTAAATGAATAAGCCAGTcactaaaagaaaaacactacaCGCCTGCACTCCCATGAGGCCCCTCGAGGCATCCGATtcatagaaagtagaatggtgcttGCCAGGGGCCGCAGAAGGGGGAAGGGcagagttgttgtttagtgggCCGAGTTCAGTTTTATACGATGAAGAAAAGTTCTGCAGTTGCATAACAATGTTAATATACTTAACATAattgaactgtacatttaaacAGTTTGGATGgtcaattttatgtgtattttatgaaaattaaaaaataaaatcgcAAACCGTGAGGTATCAAAGAACACtatactaccaaaaaaaaaatccttttaaaaactaCAGTATGGCCAAAAAGCATACTTCAACTGTATTAAGAGACAGTCCCACCATCTAATGGCACCTACCTGTACATTTATACAGCAGGCCTGTCACAGTTCCAGCTGCTACCGTGTTAAGGTCATCTTCTGCACCTCTCGTCTTCTCAATGATGACTCCAAATGCACTATAAAGCAAAGCTACAAGGGCGATGGAACGGGTCACAATaaagaagtgaactgaaagtcagTGTGGCAATGATATTCAGACAAACGCCTTCTACAGACATCATGAGACATATAAGCAATGATCACTGGAACACTGTTTGTAGTAACAAAAGCTTAGCAACTAATCAAGTGACTTTCAAGAGGGGACTGATCCAGAGAGACtttccacacaatggaatactatgcactCAAAATGCAGGAAGAGCTCTGCTCACTAACATGTAAAGCAGGCACATGTGTGTGTGACTCTGGATAGGCAAAGAAAATGTTTGGAAAGCAAAGAAATTTATTAGCTATTTATGGAAAGTAACACTGCGGAGACCCAGGAAGAGTATCTTTTTCACTTCCATTTATTTGTTAACAGCTGTACTTAGAAtttagaaacaaaagcaaaacacatgcatttctattttaagaaaaatacaacttCAAGACAATGAGCTTTAGTTTCTGCACATGTGAAAACTCTAACAATAGCACTATTGAGTTTACCAAGCGTTTCCCCTAAATCGCCATTCTCTTCCAGCTCTAAAGAGACATAATGCATGAATGCATtacctcttctcctgccctttttCAAAATTACAGCAAACTCGGCCTCACAACTCCTCTGCTGTGAAGTTTTTATACTTCTACAAAGGCTCTTCTTCcagtttccatttatttaactGAAACTAAACTTGAGCAAAACATCATAACTGATCACATTGTAAGGAAAACATACAGGGTAACTGACCATTCCAGCTTGCTCAGAATGGGTATTTCTGGAACattaactgaactgagaatgtccAGGGCCTCACTCTAGGTACAAGCAATCTCACAAGCATCGACTCAAAGGAGGGTGGCTGCAAGGGGGAGGGGTATTGGGGGCACAAGCAGCACAGGGAAGTAGCCCTTTACCAGGATCCCAAACGCAAACCTGACTGTCTAAGGGTGACCATGTCCTGCTTCCAAAGCCTATGACAAGGCTAGGATCTCTGTCACACAAGAGGCCTCTCTTATCTTTTGACAAGCTACCTACATTTTCTATTACTTAATCTGCCATCAGTTAAAAGACTTTCAGATACAGAAAACTTTGGTCGAGGGCATAAGTGCCGTAAGTAAGCTTCTTATATTAGTCACGAATAATCAAGAGAGTCAATCATTCATAAACACTATAGTATGAAAGCATTTGTTGCTAAGTACTACTAAATTATACCTTCCTTAGAACTGCAAATATTTCCAGTATCTACAAAGGCCCTGTTGCAACTCAGGCAGTTAGTCTGAGAAATCTCATTAGGTAAACAGGATGATGAATGGGCTATTAGGAAAACATATCAGGAGGGCTGGATTCCTCCTCATATCTGCTATAGAACCTTGAGCTTTTCCTAACACACAAAAACATCTGCCTTGTTGCTAAACTATCTGGATTTCACTGagttaaaatatgattttatttggtGCCTTGATGCGATAGGAGAGTATGTAGTGTTTAAAACATTTAGCAAAGAGTATATTCACAATGGTATTAGTACCTGGCATTATTTTGCTATGTATCAATAGTTTATGATCTTTTCCTAAGTAGTATTTACACTGCTCACCAGAGCGGATTTAAACATAATTATGAACATCCCAGCACCAGAATTTTAGTTGATCAAATTGTTCATGATACATGTACATTCTTTCTTTGTAATGATCATGATTTATTATAAAGTGAGATATCTACTTACCCAGAGAACCTAGGGTATTAGCCCAAAGTGCCCCTTGCCTAGTCACCATATTCAAGATCCTAccagggcagaaagagaaagaatctgtatttagaaccAGTATTGCTTTAGTGTTTAGAAAACCATATAacatcaattttaaatatataaacacaatacccaaagttttcttaattttatttttttaattttaaaacttaacacCTCCTTAGAATTCAATAAGGAATCCTTTTACTTTACATAAATGAAGGTTAGGTTAAAAACTCCCAATGTTTTGGTGCAATGCATAAAGAAAATTCTAATTACTAAAtacattaaattattaaatatataaaaggtGTGAATGATATCCTGGACTGTATCTTACAAGCacccagagagaaggaaaaagcaccCCATTAGAGACCTGAGGAGTGTTCTGTGTCTGCTCCCACACCAGCGCTAAGCGGCCACGGGGAGCACTTAGCACACTCTCaggggagcatggccctgccctcaCCAGTGCCGGACGCCGCCAGGACAGCGGCGGAGGCGACTGGAGCAGAGGACAGAGCCTTCCTCTCCCAGCAGAGCAACACTGTCACAGGAACGGCCGTCCCGACAGCTGACTGCTGCTGGGAACCACGGAGTTACAATAGCAAGCAGTAAAGAGCCCGTTTAAACTAATGCTCAATAATAACAAAACTCTGTATTACTTCTAaaggattatttaaaaaattagtaatgGTTACAAATATTGTTAAACAGTGAATTGCTAcatatttactaatattttaagtttagcacttaattgtttttcatttgtgaTAAGCTTCTAAAACTATTAATTTTCATTACTGTATTGCTGGTGGCACTGCAAAGTGGCAAAGTTCTTTGGAACATGATTGGGCAACATACTTTCATTTACTGGGTCCTTACCTACTTCCCACTGTAATCATCTCTTAATAgattaaagacagaaagtagagaaACTTACCCAAGATCCCAATAAGTAATGAATCTGGGCTTTGAAACTATATAGATCTTTTCTGGCCTGAAACCtgattatctttccattttttaaatgctatctCTGTCTAAAAAAATCAGAATGagtatataaaagaaaatgatgtataagatttaaaaaatctgactTTAAAAAGGCAAACTAATTCAACTCTCTCAAAAATTTAATAACTATGATGGTTTTCAGAAACAAAGGTTATCTTTTCTAAGAGACTTTCCAAATTGTTATTTAATAATATGATGCTGgggatttgtttcaaaataatatgAGAGGGGAGAAAGTGATGGGACACAATTGGTCCTGGTGCTGGTTAGTGGTTGTTGAACTTGGGTTATGGTATATATTCAAAACTATCCATaatacaaaaagtaaaaaaaaaacaaaactggagtaAAGAATGAATATTACcaacataaatacaaaaatattcaagGATCTGAGCTTGTAAAGCAAGGGCAGTGATCCATACAGTAACAGGAAGGTGAAAAGTTTGAAAGGCCTTCATGTTTCCCAAGATTTCATTCTAACACACCTGCTGCCATCTGCTGGCTAAGGAAAACGGAGCTTAAAGAAAGACACATACTGTGTCCTTCCACTCATATGAAGCATAAAATGCACTTTGTTTAGAAAACctaaaaaacattatttaaggAGCAGCAAAAGGGTCTGGTCATGTTTGCTTCTTAAGTAGGGTGAAGATGCACATTATGTACACTTTCTGACTTGTTTATTTGCACTTTCCCTTCTCTACAAACTTCAGTTTCCTAAGATAAGACTATCTTACTCCTTTCAGAACTACCTCTAAGTTCTAGGAATTTCATGGACATTTTCTGCGCCTTTGCATTTCAGAAATGGAGGGTGAAGTCAATGAGTAATTCAATCAAATGACAGCAAACTTAGTAATTAGTCTTATGTGCTTCTTATTTCTTCACTTACCATGTCCTATGGTTTTGCACAGCCCTGAACAATCCAAATAATGTACTAGTAATTCAACAATTTGAAAAGCATGTGATACAGGCCTGCAAAATAGAACAGGTGCAGCTGAGAAGTGAGGCTGGAATAGCCCCAGCTGATGGACACTGATTCAAAAATCACTCCTAAAAGCTTAGACCCAGCAACTTGATTCCTAAATTCCTTTTATAATGAATAAGGGGAAAACACCAGCAAAAAAATTGACCAAAAATTATGCAGTACTCTAAATATTGTAATCTCAAGGTCGTGCTCATTAGGCCAACAAAGTAGAGATTAATACTCAAACATCAGTATGTCATCACATGAGACTTACTGTACATTTCTTGGTTTGGACCAGGCCATGTTCTGGGTTTCCTTCAATCCTAGCCGTAGACCATTCATTGCCCCAAATGTGGCCCCTGGAAAATCAGAGTAATAATTCATTCAAATAATCAGCTTTAT
This window encodes:
- the LOC128047319 gene encoding mitochondrial import inner membrane translocase subunit Tim23, giving the protein MEGGGGSGNKTTGGLAGFFGAGGAGYSHADLAGVPLTGMNPLSPYLNVDPRYLVQDTDEFILPTGANKTRGRFELAFFTIGGCCMTGATFGAMNGLRLGLKETQNMAWSKPRNVQILNMVTRQGALWANTLGSLALLYSAFGVIIEKTRGAEDDLNTVAAGTVTGLLYKCTGGLRGAARGGLAGLTLTSLYALYNNWEHMKGSVLQQSL